One window of the Flavobacteriaceae bacterium YJPT1-3 genome contains the following:
- the topA gene encoding type I DNA topoisomerase, translated as MAKNLVIVESPAKAKTIEKFLGKDFKVESSFGHIADLPSKELGVDVDGDFTPKYVVSKDKKAVVKKLKDLAAKAEMVWLASDEDREGEAIAWHLAEELDLKEENTKRIVFHEITKNAILKAIENPRKIDYNLVNAQQARRVLDRLVGYELSPVLWRKVKGGLSAGRVQSVSVRLIVEREKEIQNFTPTASYRVDAQFNGQEGKSFKAKLPKNIDTLPEAQEFLKANASAKFKVGKLTKKPAKKSPAPPFTTSTLQQEASRKLYFSVSKTMTMAQRLYEAGLITYMRTDSVNLSVDAKKAAKKEIEEAYGSEFHKERNYKGKTKGAQEAHEAIRPTDFSRHQVNIDRDQARLYDLIWKRAIASQMSDAKLERTHVEIESDQVEQHFTANGEILTFEGFLTVYLEGSDDEDQEEQGLLPDLKKGEALDNEWITATQRFTRPPYRYTEASLVKKLEELGIGRPSTYAPTITTIQNRKYVEKGSVEGTERKYDVLTLKNGSVKQEKLTETVGSDKGKLVPTDTGVIVNEFLVTHFENILDYNFTAKVEEDFDEIAEGNEEWTKMMKSFYKDFHPHVKDVAENADREVGERILGEDPKTGKPVSVRLGKYGPMVQIGSVEDDEKPQFASLGPDQQLNTITYEEAMDLFKLPRDLGTFEGDEVQVNNGRYGPYVRHGKKFISLPKGRDPLEVDLDEAIEYIKEKQKADAPIAHYEDKPVQKGVGRFGPFIKWDGTFINVNKKYDFDNLSQEDIEQLIEEKKQKDKDKILLNFEEEGIRVEKARWGRSNIIKGKTKIELPKTVEAAKLTLEEIKDILAKKAPKKKATKKKTTRKKATKAKKK; from the coding sequence ATGGCAAAAAACTTAGTAATTGTAGAGTCACCGGCAAAGGCAAAAACCATAGAGAAATTTCTGGGAAAGGATTTTAAAGTGGAAAGCAGTTTTGGTCATATCGCCGATTTGCCCTCTAAAGAGTTGGGTGTTGATGTGGACGGAGATTTTACCCCTAAGTATGTCGTTTCTAAAGACAAAAAGGCCGTAGTCAAGAAATTGAAAGATTTGGCAGCTAAAGCGGAAATGGTTTGGCTGGCCAGTGATGAGGACCGGGAAGGAGAAGCCATCGCCTGGCACCTCGCAGAAGAATTGGATCTCAAAGAAGAAAATACCAAGCGTATCGTTTTTCATGAGATCACTAAAAATGCCATACTCAAGGCCATTGAAAACCCTAGAAAGATCGATTACAATCTGGTCAATGCGCAACAAGCACGTCGGGTGCTTGACCGCCTGGTAGGCTACGAACTTTCTCCGGTACTTTGGAGAAAAGTAAAAGGCGGACTTTCCGCCGGTCGGGTGCAATCGGTTTCCGTACGATTAATCGTTGAGCGTGAAAAGGAAATCCAGAATTTTACCCCTACCGCATCCTATCGCGTGGATGCGCAATTCAATGGACAGGAAGGAAAATCGTTTAAGGCCAAGCTGCCTAAGAATATTGATACGTTACCAGAGGCTCAAGAATTCTTGAAGGCCAACGCTTCCGCGAAATTTAAAGTGGGCAAGCTCACCAAGAAGCCGGCAAAGAAATCGCCTGCGCCTCCATTCACCACCTCTACCTTACAACAGGAAGCTTCGCGAAAGCTTTATTTCTCGGTAAGTAAGACCATGACCATGGCCCAGCGGCTGTATGAAGCCGGACTGATCACTTACATGAGAACCGATAGCGTCAACCTTTCGGTGGATGCCAAGAAGGCGGCCAAAAAAGAGATTGAAGAAGCCTACGGTAGCGAATTCCATAAGGAACGTAATTATAAAGGAAAGACCAAGGGAGCGCAGGAAGCGCATGAGGCCATCCGGCCGACCGACTTTTCAAGGCATCAGGTCAATATTGATCGCGATCAGGCCCGGTTGTACGATTTGATCTGGAAACGAGCCATCGCCTCGCAGATGAGCGATGCTAAATTAGAGCGTACTCATGTGGAGATCGAATCCGATCAGGTGGAACAACACTTCACAGCCAATGGAGAGATCTTGACCTTTGAAGGATTCTTGACCGTTTATCTGGAAGGAAGTGATGATGAAGATCAGGAAGAGCAAGGCTTATTACCCGACTTGAAAAAAGGGGAGGCTCTGGATAATGAATGGATTACCGCTACCCAACGATTTACCCGACCTCCGTATCGCTATACGGAAGCGTCTTTGGTCAAGAAATTAGAAGAGCTGGGTATCGGTCGGCCGTCCACTTACGCACCCACCATCACCACGATTCAAAACAGGAAATACGTAGAAAAAGGAAGCGTAGAAGGCACCGAGCGTAAATATGATGTCCTGACCCTTAAAAACGGATCGGTCAAGCAGGAAAAGCTGACTGAAACAGTGGGCTCGGATAAAGGAAAATTAGTTCCTACCGATACTGGGGTCATCGTCAATGAATTCCTGGTTACTCATTTCGAGAACATACTGGATTACAACTTCACCGCTAAGGTAGAAGAAGACTTTGATGAAATCGCCGAAGGGAATGAAGAGTGGACCAAAATGATGAAGTCCTTCTACAAAGATTTTCATCCCCACGTGAAGGACGTTGCTGAAAATGCAGACCGAGAGGTCGGCGAGCGTATCCTGGGCGAAGATCCTAAAACCGGTAAACCGGTGAGTGTACGTTTGGGTAAATACGGACCCATGGTTCAGATTGGTTCTGTAGAGGACGATGAAAAACCGCAATTTGCAAGTCTGGGTCCGGATCAGCAATTGAACACCATTACCTATGAAGAGGCGATGGACCTGTTCAAGTTGCCTCGCGATCTCGGGACCTTTGAAGGCGACGAAGTGCAGGTGAATAACGGACGTTACGGACCTTATGTGCGTCACGGTAAAAAATTCATATCCCTCCCCAAGGGACGGGATCCTCTGGAGGTTGATCTTGACGAAGCCATTGAGTATATTAAGGAGAAGCAAAAAGCGGATGCGCCTATTGCCCACTATGAAGACAAACCCGTTCAAAAGGGCGTGGGGCGTTTTGGTCCTTTTATCAAATGGGACGGTACTTTCATCAATGTCAATAAAAAATATGATTTTGATAATCTGAGCCAGGAAGATATCGAACAGTTGATCGAGGAGAAAAAACAGAAGGACAAAGACAAGATCCTACTTAACTTTGAAGAAGAGGGAATTCGGGTGGAGAAAGCCCGCTGGGGTCGTTCCAATATCATCAAGGGAAAAACCAAGATCGAACTGCCCAAAACGGTAGAGGCTGCCAAACTCACTTTAGAGGAGATCAAAGACATACTCGCTAAGAAAGCACCCAAGAAAAAAGCAACAAAGAAAAAGACGACCAGGAAAAAAGCCACCAAAGCAAAAAAGAAGTAA
- a CDS encoding lipid A deacylase LpxR family protein, with translation MRLRYLIIFFWIGITAGAQQASVVDKQLGFQHDNDLYFLSDQYYSQGTFFHFTHQLKKNFIFTHDEDFPLELTYVLGHETHTPSEIKEEDIDDIDRPYAGWTFVSARLSKPSALHLWQFQTELGVTGEWSGARVLQQWYHDLIGSRDPTWITQIENAVLFNLKTRYIKEFSTRSQPDRPFLGLLTELSLGNKDLYVEQGLQLFVGERQNTAHSMRYGRIGNGVNELFGVFGASYRYVIHNALLEGDWFQDPEVFTVTPNESLLHFTAGINHRHKRNHYRVVLHLLTQETAIQDGHAYLQVAYALNF, from the coding sequence ATGCGATTGCGATACCTCATTATTTTCTTCTGGATAGGCATTACAGCCGGGGCTCAGCAGGCTTCCGTAGTGGATAAACAACTCGGTTTCCAGCACGACAATGACCTCTATTTTTTAAGTGACCAATACTATTCACAGGGCACCTTTTTCCATTTTACGCATCAGCTGAAGAAGAATTTCATCTTTACCCATGATGAGGATTTTCCGTTGGAGCTGACCTATGTCTTGGGACATGAAACCCACACCCCTTCCGAAATCAAAGAAGAAGATATTGATGATATTGATCGGCCCTACGCCGGTTGGACCTTTGTTTCCGCTCGTCTCAGCAAACCGTCAGCCTTACATCTATGGCAATTTCAAACCGAATTAGGAGTAACCGGGGAGTGGTCAGGAGCCCGGGTGCTCCAGCAATGGTACCACGATCTGATCGGCTCAAGAGACCCTACCTGGATCACCCAGATCGAAAATGCAGTATTATTCAATCTAAAGACCCGTTATATTAAGGAGTTCAGCACGAGAAGCCAGCCGGATCGTCCCTTTTTGGGTTTATTAACGGAGTTGAGTCTCGGTAATAAGGATCTTTATGTGGAACAAGGCTTACAGCTCTTTGTAGGGGAGCGTCAGAATACCGCTCACTCCATGCGTTACGGCCGTATCGGGAATGGGGTAAATGAACTCTTTGGTGTTTTTGGCGCCTCCTATCGCTACGTCATTCACAATGCCTTGCTTGAGGGTGATTGGTTTCAAGATCCAGAGGTATTCACGGTCACTCCCAATGAAAGTCTGTTACATTTTACGGCGGGCATCAATCACCGGCACAAGCGCAATCATTACCGGGTCGTCCTTCATTTACTGACCCAGGAAACGGCTATTCAAGACGGACATGCCTATCTGCAAGTGGCCTACGCCTTAAATTTTTAA
- the miaB gene encoding tRNA (N6-isopentenyl adenosine(37)-C2)-methylthiotransferase MiaB, translating into MEKIIDEKLQGSALVREGQATNTKKLFIESYGCQMNFSDSEIVASILQKEGYNTTSSLEDADLVLVNTCSIREKAEQTVRRRLEKYNVAKRSNPNMKVGVLGCMAERLKSKFLEEEKIVDLVVGPDAYKDLPNLLNEVEEGRNAVNVILSKEETYGDIAPVRLQTNGVSAFVSITRGCDNMCTFCVVPFTRGRERSRDPQSILEEVNDLASRGYKEVTLLGQNVDSYLWYGGGLKKDFAKASPMQQATATNFAQLLRLVAEAQPKMRIRFSTSNPQDMTLDVIEAMAAYENICNYIHLPVQSGSNRILEAMNRQHTREEYMELIDNIRKLIPDCGISQDMITGFPGETEEDHQQTLELMEYVKYDYGFMFAYSERPGTMAARKLEDDVPLEVKKRRLAEVIALQQEHSHYHTKQQVGKTIEILIEKESKKNPNEWSGRNTQNTVAVFPKEHYKVGDYVMVKINACTSATLLGEAVGYSPNNE; encoded by the coding sequence ATGGAAAAGATTATAGACGAAAAATTACAGGGAAGCGCACTGGTACGCGAAGGTCAGGCTACCAACACCAAAAAACTTTTTATCGAAAGTTATGGTTGTCAGATGAACTTTAGCGACAGTGAGATCGTCGCTTCCATTTTGCAAAAGGAGGGCTACAACACCACTTCCAGCCTGGAAGATGCTGATCTGGTCTTGGTGAATACCTGCTCCATCCGAGAAAAAGCAGAACAAACCGTACGTCGTCGCCTGGAAAAATACAATGTAGCCAAGCGGTCCAACCCCAACATGAAAGTGGGAGTTTTAGGTTGCATGGCCGAGCGACTGAAGAGTAAATTTCTGGAAGAAGAGAAGATCGTTGACCTGGTAGTAGGCCCCGATGCCTATAAAGACCTGCCCAATCTCCTCAACGAGGTAGAAGAAGGGCGTAATGCAGTGAATGTCATTCTCTCCAAAGAAGAAACCTATGGTGACATCGCACCGGTACGTTTGCAAACCAATGGTGTATCCGCCTTTGTTTCTATTACCCGGGGCTGCGATAACATGTGTACTTTTTGTGTGGTCCCCTTCACCCGAGGCCGGGAACGTAGCCGCGACCCGCAAAGCATCCTGGAAGAAGTCAATGACCTGGCCAGCCGGGGCTACAAGGAAGTGACCCTGCTGGGTCAGAATGTTGACAGCTATTTGTGGTACGGAGGGGGATTGAAGAAAGATTTCGCGAAAGCGAGTCCCATGCAGCAAGCTACGGCCACCAATTTTGCACAGTTACTCCGACTTGTGGCTGAAGCCCAGCCCAAAATGCGTATTCGATTCTCGACTTCCAATCCGCAAGACATGACCCTGGATGTGATCGAGGCCATGGCCGCTTATGAGAATATTTGCAATTACATTCACTTGCCGGTACAGAGTGGAAGCAACAGAATTTTAGAGGCCATGAATCGTCAGCATACGCGGGAAGAGTATATGGAGCTGATCGACAACATTCGCAAACTCATTCCTGACTGCGGGATTAGCCAGGACATGATCACCGGATTTCCCGGAGAAACGGAAGAAGACCATCAGCAAACCCTCGAGCTTATGGAGTATGTCAAATACGACTATGGCTTTATGTTTGCCTATTCCGAACGGCCCGGCACCATGGCTGCTCGCAAACTGGAGGATGACGTGCCCTTGGAAGTCAAAAAACGCCGACTCGCAGAGGTCATCGCTTTGCAGCAAGAACATTCCCATTACCACACCAAACAACAAGTTGGGAAAACCATCGAGATTCTCATCGAAAAAGAATCCAAGAAGAACCCTAACGAGTGGAGTGGTCGAAATACCCAGAATACCGTAGCCGTATTCCCCAAAGAGCACTATAAAGTGGGCGATTATGTGATGGTCAAGATCAATGCTTGTACCTCAGCGACCTTACTGGGAGAAGCCGTTGGCTACAGTCCGAATAACGAATAA
- a CDS encoding sigma-54 dependent transcriptional regulator translates to MESIQAIKQRFGIIGDDPKLNRAIEKAIQVAPTDISVLVTGESGVGKESIPRIIHALSHRKHNKYIAVNCGAIPEGTIDSELFGHEKGAFTGATSTRSGYFEEADGGTIFLDEVGELPLPTQVRLLRVLENGEFLKVGSSKTQKTNVRIVAATNVNMFEAIKKEKFREDLYYRLSTVEINLPPLRERKDDIHLLFRKFAADFANKYKMPTIRLSDQAVDLLLKYRWRGNIRQLRNVAEQVSVLEENRTIDYQTLRHYLPDAGDNLPAVVGKKQESDFSSEREILYKVLFDMKSDLNDLKKLTMELMKKGNTQDVQEEHESLIKKIYKKDEDDYETAEEVMEVLHIPEQTTPKAVPPAPVNDKYDFAEEIEEEETLSLQDKELELIKKSLERHSGKRKAAAAELGISERTLYRKIKQYDL, encoded by the coding sequence ATGGAATCCATACAAGCCATTAAACAACGATTTGGAATTATAGGAGATGATCCTAAACTCAATCGCGCGATCGAAAAAGCGATTCAGGTAGCTCCTACCGATATCTCTGTACTCGTTACCGGTGAAAGCGGCGTAGGAAAAGAAAGTATCCCGCGCATTATTCACGCCCTCTCCCACCGTAAACACAATAAATACATCGCGGTCAACTGCGGGGCCATCCCTGAAGGCACTATTGACAGTGAACTGTTTGGTCATGAAAAAGGGGCCTTTACCGGAGCCACCTCCACCCGAAGCGGTTACTTTGAAGAGGCTGACGGCGGGACCATCTTTTTGGACGAAGTGGGTGAACTCCCCTTGCCCACTCAGGTGCGACTCTTACGGGTTTTGGAGAACGGAGAATTCTTAAAAGTAGGTTCTTCCAAAACCCAAAAAACCAACGTACGCATAGTGGCGGCCACTAACGTCAATATGTTTGAGGCCATCAAAAAAGAAAAATTCAGAGAAGATCTGTACTACCGTTTGAGTACGGTGGAGATCAACTTGCCCCCTTTACGGGAACGTAAAGACGACATTCATTTGTTGTTTCGGAAATTTGCAGCCGACTTTGCCAATAAATACAAAATGCCGACCATCCGGCTGAGTGATCAAGCCGTAGACTTACTGCTGAAGTACCGCTGGCGCGGAAATATTCGTCAATTGCGAAATGTGGCCGAGCAAGTCTCGGTACTGGAGGAAAACCGCACCATTGACTATCAGACCCTAAGGCATTATTTACCGGATGCCGGTGATAATCTGCCTGCCGTGGTGGGTAAAAAACAGGAAAGTGACTTTAGCTCTGAGCGTGAGATCCTGTACAAGGTGCTCTTTGACATGAAGAGCGATCTCAATGACCTGAAAAAACTCACCATGGAGCTGATGAAAAAGGGGAATACCCAGGATGTTCAGGAAGAGCATGAATCGCTGATCAAAAAGATCTACAAAAAAGACGAAGACGATTACGAGACTGCTGAGGAGGTGATGGAAGTACTGCACATTCCGGAGCAGACTACTCCCAAAGCGGTTCCTCCTGCGCCCGTCAATGACAAATATGATTTTGCAGAGGAGATCGAAGAGGAAGAAACCCTTTCTTTACAAGACAAAGAATTGGAGTTGATCAAAAAATCTCTTGAACGTCACAGCGGTAAGCGTAAAGCAGCGGCAGCCGAATTAGGAATTAGTGAGCGCACCCTGTACCGAAAAATCAAACAATACGATCTCTAA
- a CDS encoding LptE family protein: MSRSKPISIVLGILLLACVPTACGIYSFSGASIPEGASTFQVNYFQNNAPLVEPGLERDFTFALQDLIQDQTSLTLTTSGGDLIYEGEIVEYFVAPQTATSQNTAAQSRLTITINVRYINTLNPDDDFERRFSFFSDYPGTNQLTGAQLDAAVEEIFERITQDIFNASLANW; this comes from the coding sequence ATGAGTCGATCGAAACCCATTAGCATCGTTTTAGGCATACTGTTACTGGCGTGTGTCCCCACTGCCTGCGGGATCTATTCCTTTAGTGGGGCTTCCATTCCGGAAGGAGCCAGTACCTTTCAAGTCAATTATTTTCAAAACAACGCGCCATTGGTCGAGCCCGGTCTGGAGCGGGATTTCACCTTTGCCCTACAGGACCTCATTCAGGATCAGACCAGCCTCACATTGACCACCAGTGGCGGAGACCTCATCTACGAAGGAGAGATCGTTGAATATTTTGTGGCTCCGCAAACCGCCACTTCACAGAATACAGCCGCCCAAAGTCGGTTGACCATAACGATTAATGTACGCTACATCAATACCTTGAATCCGGACGATGATTTTGAACGCCGCTTTTCCTTTTTTTCCGATTACCCGGGCACCAATCAATTGACCGGGGCCCAACTGGATGCTGCGGTTGAGGAAATTTTTGAACGGATCACTCAGGATATATTTAACGCGTCACTCGCCAACTGGTAG